DNA sequence from the Nakaseomyces glabratus chromosome E, complete sequence genome:
AAGTTGGACAGTAGCACCACACATAACAATGAAAACTGGTTAGCTGCACCAGCTGATGTAGCAGTAGAGTAGTTACCAGGATCGATATATGCAACACTGACCAGCAGTCCTGGTCCGATgaatttaatatatttcttgaaagcAGCCTTTATGACATCCTTATTGCTCATAGGCTCCTCGCATGTTGACGGTGAGCTCTCAATAGTCTGTAAGTCAGTGACTTCGCTTATGGTCTTCACACCAACCTTATCGGTATCGTTAGCTTCTGTACAAGTGGACTTCCGGGCCCGGCTGGCACCAACACCATTTTCAGCTCCAGAAGTGCTCATAGTTAGAATTCGTTAGCTATGTTTGTGAGTAGCTATGGGAGGTAGTCGCTGTAATTGTCATGCAAGTAATATCAAGAAGCTTTATACTTTTATATGCGTAAGTGCCTTCTCGGGGTAGCATTCTCGCCCACTGAGATGAGCTTATTTGTCGTGGGTTCTGAGCCATTTTAGAGAGCCACGAAAGGTTACCACCTCACGACAACCATGGGAAACACGATAAGCAAGGGTAGGCTCAGGCTCGAACAACTAGCAAGAACTTATCTACGTACATTACTGTTGGGTCTCATGACAAGTTGGCTATCCATTGGTCCACTTTGAATGAATGCACCCATATCATCACCTATTTATTTGGCACCCGAGAAAGCCTCCGAGTTTGTTGGATAACATTGCAGTTCCTTGAAGTGCATATTGATGAGACACGACCTTCTTGTCCTTATTAGGTATAAGCCAGACTCAGACTTGTTACATATTATTTGTTCATAATAGCTATTTTTAAACAGTATGCgagtttatttttattatattttaaaaaatagttTGGGGTTGTGTAATATAGGAACTAAAGAATTATaagataaaaaaacaaaggATTTTTTATGATTGTTAATATAGTTGACAAGTCtcttattcttcttcttccaaagtTTGAGCGGCGATACGGTCCAAATCTCTTTGACCGTTCTCAGAGATTCTTCTACCACCCTTTGGAGACAATTCGACGACACCGATCTTTTCCAAAGCTTGCAAGACTCTTCTGTTAATGGAACCAGAAGCGTCAGCGTGGTGAGATGGTCTAGCACCTCTGCTCTTGGCGTTACCGTACAACTTGTTCAACTTACCGACACCGACTTCCTTTCTCAAGTAGATGTGTCTAGCGACAGAGGCGGCACGCTTGTAGAACCAACCTTCAGAGTCCTGTGGTGGCATTTCGTTACCAGCAGAGGTCTTGACGATATCCACGTAACCTGGAACCTCTAGCTTACCTTGTCTTTGCAAGAAAGAAGCGTAAGCGTTGATGAAATCTTGAGCAGCAACGTCTCTGTATCAAATTCCAATTGCTTTCAATAAAAACCACAGTTTATGCCCAATCATCTACAATATGCACTAGTTCACCACTGTAAATATCGTTTCATTCATCCAAATATTCCACTGTTTCATCTAAACGTAGTCGTTATCAATCTCTGGCTCCACCGTTGCGTTTTCCCACTTAGACTATGCATAAATTCGATAAAATTGGGTGATTCGAGGGTAGTATcaaaagtaataaaattgTTAGTAATTATGTTCAGTAATGTTTTGGGGTTGAATTCAGTGTCTTATTTGCAATTATTCGTGTGTCTAGGATCGTAAGCATTTGTTCAGGTTATAAAGTCTATCATAACTTTTTGCTAGTCCACTATTTTACCTGGTTACATCAATTTTCATGGAATTCTTTATACTCTCCACACTGGCTCTTCTGGTCATATTTGGTTCTAAAGATTCCTGACTCAGCAAGTCTATGCATCTTTCACACTGTTCGGGCGGTAAAATCACGGTACGTACCTAACGGAAACACCTGGCATCTTTATATCTAGTCTCTTGGGATCCTGTCAAATGATATCCAACTGGAAAAACGTACCTATACCCTTATATAACTACTATACCGCCGAAACtatttcattaatatcTTTGCAGATTGAACATGGCGAACTAATTGCAGAGCCATTGTGGCACTGGCAGCGATGCAATGGAGACCTTCGTCTTGCCCCTCCAGTGCCTCAGCAGGGAGGGCTGGTGCGCTACACTCAAAGGTCCCTTGTGGAGGACAAACTGGGAAGTGCCTCAGCTGAGCTGCGCTCGAGAGCTCCCTTCTGGCGATGCAGTGAGGGAGCCCACTGCCTGAGCAAACAGCCTCGAGGACCTCGTCAAGCTGAAAGGGTGGGCTGAACTAGCATGCCATTGCTAGAAGGATAGAAGGAAGTTTCTGCCTAGCTCTTGCACAGGGAGCTGGACGGTGGCTAGAATTTACGCAGACTGACCAGCGTTGTGTGAGAGGTCTACACGGAACAAGGTTTTCCAGATCATTTCCGTTTTTTTGCATCCCAGTCCTAACATGCACTAATGAAATTTCCTAAACAGGAAAGTGATGTGGATTGTATTACTTTCAAAGTACAGATTTACATGGTGTCTGGGTTTTAGTCTTAGTGAAGTCACAATTGTTTAGGAGCTTTGGGGGATGGCCGGCAGGTGGCCGGCTGGTGGTTCACTTTCAGCCAACATAGCTGAGTTACCAGCGAAGGCAAATAGAATATTCATGTTGTCTTACTCATCAGATATTACTATATTTTAGCTAGTGTACAGATTACATATGTGGATATGTTGGGGTTGTTCGTTACATATTGAATATGGAggttaataaaaaaaaggttaTAAGGCTTTTTTCTCTAATGCTTGtatacaaaaacaattgaatGCTAAACTATATATAACGGTGTTATATACAGTCTTTTTAATAAGTCaatttaattttgttaGCTTAGACCTTGAAACCCTTAGATCTTCTTCTACCTCTGGCAGATTCGAACTTTCTACCCTTAGACATGATTCTTGGGGCCTTGTTCTTGTGTGGACCCATACCGAAGTGTCTGACGGCTTCTCTGGCGTTTCTTGGACCTCTCAAGATCAAAGTGTTTTGACCCTTTGGAGCTCTGACAGCCAATTGGTCCAAAGTGATACATTCACCACCAGCCTTGACGATTCTGGCTCTGGCACCAGCGGTGAATCTCAAAGCAGCAACAGTGGTCTTTGGCAAGTCAAACAATCTGGCGTCGTCGGTAACGGTACCAACGACAACGACAGTCTTGGAAGCAGCACCTTCTTGCTTTAGAGCTCTAGCAATTCTAGAGATAGAGACAGGTGGTCTGTTGATCTTGGACAAGAACAAAGACTTCAAGACAACCTTGTTGAATGGAGCATCAGTACGACCTGTAAGTAAAACTGGCTACCAATCAAAATAACGCTCAAATTAGATGCACCAGCACAAAATGGTTTAATAGAACAGCTAGAATAGAAGTCATTCGTTCAACGCTAAGCACTAGTGTCTCATATCGGAGAATTTTTgatcaataaatttttaatgttaGTAAACCTAAACTTTTGGATGAAGGGCCACAGTGGTAAAGGAATATTTCTtagaaagaacaaaagCAATGAAGATAAGCACTTACGCTCAAATTCAGTGATGTAGAAAAACCTGAGTATACACTACAGCGAGAAACGAACCTCGTTTCTACAAGCTGCGCTCGATATCAGGAAACACAACTATCACTTGAAGTAACAAGTTGTATTTTTTGCAGTTTTCTCCCTTTTGTATATCTttctttataatatttccttttccAATGTGATGCAATAAATCGCATctggaaaagaaagagattcTGCTCGCTAGATCACCAACACTCCCTTACAGCTAAAGTTAAAAAATTAGCTGTAGAAGGAATAAGTTGACATAAATCTTCAAAGATGAATTATCCAAGTTCGCGCAAATCATTCATGCATCAGCTTATAATGAAGCTGGCACACTAGTTTCTTCGCACTCGCAGAATTGGAGAAAGTTATTTGTTTTGGAAAAATGATTATTCAAATATCGGTTGAGattatttcaaagtttGTAATATAGCGGGACGGAACCCCCTTCAATCCATGATCAGGTGTGTAATTATAGAACATACGAGCTAGGAAAGTGTACAATCTGACCAACATCTTCAAGTAGACATTTTCAGACTTTGGAGCAGTTCTGTGACTGACTCTCTTGTGTTGCTTGGAAGTGTGATCAATACCCATTTTGTTATTCTTGTTGCTTACTTGTATAGGTTTAAAAAGAGTGAAACTAAAGAGGAAATTTGAGCAAGATGACCTGTAATAGCATTAACGAATTTGTCACTTCTTATATATCCTGAAACTTTTTCcagataattttttttcgcACAGACGGGCCATCTGCGTCgaagaaaagaagttttttttctgaaaaTTATGGAAGAGTTCCATTAAATTTCCTAATGAAGAAATAGTGTTGTTACACCCTTGCATTACATAGTAAGGCTGAGAAGCAGTCACAAAGGTGGGATGGTCTACCTAATGTGTCttaaaattaatgaacACGATGGTTATACAGTTCATAGTATGCCTACATTTTATATCGttatatatcaaattttatacttttgaaAGGCACATCATAGCGTTTAGAATGCGATGTTAAGTTGGCGAGCCTATGCGTATCATATCTAAAACTTCTTGATGCGGATACCTACACATAAATATCTTGACACAGCGTAGCAGAAAGCGCCAGCAGCCATTAGTAGGGCCACGTATATGATGAAATGGTTGTAATGCGTCACAGATCTGTCGCCAATAATAGCACCACCAATTGGCAGCATAGGGATGTTAAATAGTGCCTCTACAAAGTATGCAGTGGCGTACCTCTTTCCGAAATCGGCTGTCTTTGATATCTGGCCAATGCATACCGGAGTTAACGACAGGATGGAACCAGTGAAGAAACCGTATGTGCATGCGAAGGCCCATAAGGCTCCAGTTGATCCACCAAAAGGCAGCCATATTACCAGACATAAAAGTGCACTCATGGAAATAGTGATAATCATAACATTGAATCTCCCTAAAAACTTGTCAGCAATGTATCCTGGTACATATCTACCCAGTATACCTGATGCGTTGTATGCAGTAAGCATTAAATACGCAACATTCTCCGAGTTTCCTCTTGCGATTGCGTAGGATGATAAATATGTAGCCGCTGTAGTTAATGAACTCTCAGCAAATGAGGCACCTAGAGTAGTGAACACGAATTTCATTTCTGTAAAATAACTTAGCTTGAATGAGGATGAAAGGTACCATTTGATCAATTCTGTCTTAGACTTGAATGGTTCCACCATTGGTTTCGATTTTTCCCTTGTCAACGCAATCGAGCAAACTAAACAAGATAGACAAATGAAACCTAAGACTCTGATAGCCCATTTAAATCCAATCTCGACATAAAGTTTACGCAGCATGATTGGGAATATGATACCGCCAACGGAGCCACCGGTCGTAGCGATGCTGGTCGCTGTTGCTCTCCTTCTTAAGAACCAACTTGCAACTGCGCTAACCAAAGGTGTCATAAGAATACCAGTACCCGTTCCAGAAAGTACGgagaaagataaaataaactgATAAATATCCTTACAGTCAGCAAGTCCAAAAATCCCACCCACATAGAAAAGGGTCCCCAAGATCATGAGATGGGTACTGCCGTTTCTGTCAAAATAGCCACCCGCAAATATGCAGCTAACAAAACTAATCGTCAAGTATATCGAAAAGATCCATGAGACAGTCGATGATGAGACATTCATCAATTGATGTGTCGAAATATATGACTCGATGGCACCAAGAGAATTGATAACACCAAAGACAGGGATCAAACCCATAAAAGAACCGAATACAACGGACCATGCTCTTAATCCACCATCAGGAAATTCACGATCATTATCCAAAATGAGGGAATCGTCAGTATCCACCTCAATAAGACTCTTTTGACTCTCGTGAGTTTGTTCAGTTATCTCAGCTCCCGGCTTCTTATTTAAATCGAAAAACTCTGCATTACTAACATGGGCTTCTTTCTGAAAACCAGTGGATGCCAATCCCAGATCTTCATTggtatcttcttctgccTGCCGTAGATTCTTCAATACAATATCCGGCTCCATTTCCATCCCGATGGCTGTACCATTCGCAACAACAGTTTCGTTAGATGACCCCTCAGCAACATTTCCACTCTTCTTGTTGCTGAGGAAATTCCTCTTCAAAACCACAGTAGCTAGATCAATCATTCTCTGCCCTAGCCCTTGACGGCCCTGGAACTTTTGAGCTACTCCAACTGCTACTTGACCCTCATCGCTAtttatactattttttttctgagTTGTGAGTcatgagctcatcgcactCGGAGTTTGTAGTCCGAAGCCATTGTATTCTACTTTAGTTTGTAGTCCCAAGTTATAGAAGTTATAGCTTcacatatataatattctgGATTCGTTACATTGTTCATTGTGTTATTGCTGACGCCGCAATTTGTAGATGCGGAGTGTTGGAATAACTTGCGGTGCATTCTATATTACTCGGACCATAGAAACAAATCTAGGCGAAATCTTGGACCACCATGATTTGTAACACTCACTTTCTTTCATAAACTACATTATGTATCTATGGATATAGTTGTTATAGTTCACACTTTCTATAGTTCACACTTTCCTTAGTTCACTTTGCATTCCTTATTATATTCAGCTCTTGCTGAGCATACTAGGTTTCAGAAGTGGCTAAAGCAGTGTTGAAACTAGTCACATTATATACCTATAGGGTAAATATACCGGTTTAGTTGTTATAATCTCGATCTCAGACTCTCTATGACTTTTTTTGCTCTTAATTGAAATTCTCCATGATTAAAGTTGTTTTAACAgaactgaaaaaatatttgaaattataaGTAGTATTTAGACCTTAAAGTCTGGCTACTTGGCCAAGGAAAAGAGAACACTGAAGGTGGTGACTCGGTAATTATGACGGATGAGAGCGATAACTACAATGACTTTATGATGTCCGATGAGGACATGGACTCAATTGAGATGGAGGATGAGGAGAATGATGTTGAAGGCGATGAGGGCCAACGAGGTGGCCAGGAATGGGTCCAAAACTATGAGCAGGGCTTGAGTTTATGGAATGATGAGAACTATGTGGCTGCAAGACAAGTGTTTTTGAAGACCTTGAGTATGCTAGTAAGTGAGGAAGAGTTGATCGAGATGAGATGTAAAATACATAGGCAAGTTCTAGAATGTTGGTGTAAAATATTGATGTATGGAGAGCCTGATAATGAACAATCTACTGAGATTATTGCTGATTTTAGGAACTTTGTAGAATTAGTGAATGAGTTGCACGGGAAGGCGAATTGCTCCCTTGATCTTAGCTCTATGTTCCATCATGTAACTATGGATTTCATGCCCAATATCTACGATAGGACGTTTATCCCCGGTATAACAGATGATGAGGAGTCCAGTAAGTGGGCTAAGATGACATTCAAGACTACTATATTGCAAATATTACAAGGCAGTTGGGTTTGTCATACATTTCCAGAAGTAGGTTTACTATTACAACAAGAGCTACATGTGTTGCAGGCCTGGATCAAGACATTCGATAAAGAGCGGGATTTATATGCCATTTCAGAATCGTTAAGGAAAGATATCAACACTTTGAATGAATTACAACTGATATTACAGTGTTATATTGCTCGCTATATTGAAGATCAGCATTTGTTATGCAATGAAGGGGAGGTATTCAGAATGTGTTTAAACCAACTGGATCAAAAATGTAATGAATCTTTAGCTGTCGCACAAAGGTCTGAtattaatttaattttGCATTTCAGCAAGGCTTTGTTTCTGATACTATTTGAGCTAGATCAAGATGATCTAGGAGACGGGAATAAAGTCACTGGAAGTACTTGTGTGCGAAGGTTTGTGACAATACACAAGttctatcaaaatattgaatgtTGTAAAGAGGAGTTTTGGGAATGCCTCAAGAACCTGGAGGAGCTAGGTACTAATAAGTTTCGGTTCGAGAGGTTCATGCAAATTATTGTGGGTGGCTTTGTGTTATGCGCCATGATTATGCATCGAGGATCCCAGACACGACTGGCTGGAACGTCGGGCAATGCAGATATTAACCCGTTCGACTATGAGCAACTGCGTATTGCCCCAGATCATATATTTGTTGACAAACTACGAAGAATATATGATGTGTTCGTCGGCTTACAAATCCAAGAAATGCACAGTTGCTTAATAGAACTCGAGTGTATACGGGCTCCATTGTCCCGTTTGTTTGACCAAGTATGTTACTTAATACAAAAGCGGAAATTGTTCAGTGAAATTGCTCCAATATATAGCTGCATATCCATACAAGATTTACGCCAAAAGTTACAAATCGATCCCTCAGTACCACCCACTCGGGATGAAATTCTTGTCCATTTGATGAGGTACTGCATGCAGGACAGAGGCATTAATTTTAAACTAGACTTAGTGGCCGACACAGTGACCTTTTATTCGGAGCAACACAGCGAACCACTTCACGATGCTGTGTTTTCAGAGACCAGGATGGGCCATAAGTCCCATAAGTCATCAATCTCTAAGGATAGAGCCATTGTCGAAGACATCAAGGCTGCGCATGAAATGCCAGAGGTAGAGTACGCCCACGACATAGGAATCCTGGAGTCCCAAGTGGATTCGCAGTCGCATTCTAAGTCGAACACGAAATCTATGTCAAGGCATGTGTCTGGGCATGATCCTGATTCTTTTGGCCAAGACACGATAAGTTTCTTCGACACATTGCGACTCGCAAGAGAGACTTATCAAGGAAGCAACATCGACAACTCGGTCTACACCATCGCAAAGCTAACCAACGAAGCACTACAGGAAATAAGCAACGATGTAAGATAGAGATAAAAAAATCCGGGGATAGATGAGGGGTGTGGTTTGTAACAAGCATAGAATGCTTCTCTGATTTACTTTGTGTGGTTTCGTAATACTGGAAATTTGCGCATCGCAATGAGGGTGAAAGGCCTCCTATAATCAAACAATAGACAGGCGATTCTCCTTTGTGAAGCTCCTATTTtgttgtgtgtgtgtgtgtgtgtgtgtgtttGCCCTTCATTTATCTCACAGAATTCTTTGCCTACACAATTTCACaatcacaaaaaaaaaccgGCTTTGTCAGTTATGCGTTTTTAACCCTCACAGTTCTGTTCCCTCACAGTTTCCTCCTCCCTCTTGCTTTGCACAGTAGTAAACATTGATCAAGTTTAGTTCTTTCATTCTGGACAGCTTGATTGGTAGAAATTATACAATCGTGttaaaaatcaaatcaaaaaaaaaggcaTCTTGTGCGGCGTGTACTGTGGAATTTGCGgtgataaatattataaatcaaaatttttggctttgaaaaaaaaattctgatTAGCTTTTGCCCAAACAGCGATGAGGTGGGAGGATCAGAGAGAGGGGTTCTCTCCTGCTGTGCTTTGGATTGTGGAAGAGATCGGTGCTTTGCTTGTTCCTGTGTTTCTGCTGTTTTCTGTGTCGATTTCTGTATCTTATTTGAAGGTGGGTATTATGATAAGTTTCATTGCGAGTTGTTGTAGCTCTGCCTGATTACCAGTGGGACAAAGAAAGGATATCATCTGGGAAGGATTACACAATAATTAGACAGAGCTGTGATATTGTAGAGGGAAATAAGGAAGAAAACTGATTTGCGTTCTAGTCTCTTGCTGATCATTACTTTACAGCAGAGAGAGGGTAAAAAAGCACGAGAGCAGGAAACAGAGGGTAGGGACAAGGAATTTCAAAGGACAACGAAGGGAGAGAGGAATataaggaaaaaaaaaattcattgtGAATTTGTTGTGTTTTCTCTAAGTACTAGGGTATATTGTgaatgaaagaaaacttTTTGGTggtaaatttttttttgtgattAGGAAATTTAGAAGAGGGAAGTTTTCTATACATATCAAGGAGGACAGGAAAGAAAACCCCGTTGACATCTTTCTTATACACGGATCAATATCCCTAACTGATTAGTCTAAGGAAGAGGATTACacagaattttttttttataaaaaggaattaaaaaaaaaatatctattGTTCAAGCCAGAAGGAAGTGAATATATCTTTGCAAATCCTTTAATATCGGGttgatatttatttgaACTCAATTTCAGGTAATAAAATAGTCTTTTTGTGATTTGACATAAAAGTATCAGTGGTTGACCCATATTTTTATCGTGAGTGTATTGGCCCACTCATAAGATTACAGATAGCTGGGAAAGGGGAAAGGAGTACTAAGCTAAAAAAATACTCTTGGATCActtatatttgttttgaaTAAAGTTGATTCCATTTCTCCAATATTCGTGTTTTGCTCCCCCatcatttttgtttttgagcCCACTAATTTTGGGTGTTGGACAGATCATCGATTATTGAAATAGAGAACCATCATAATACAAAAGTAAAACATTTAGAGAGaagttttatttttttgatattatagCACTGCTTTGATAACTTcattcatttatttttgcGATTTTTGACACTAAAAATCTGCATATGAATAGAGAAGGAATTAGTGGACCTGGTGGTGCAATTATAACGCACGACAGTGTGAGTACTGGGAGTAGTTCCAATTCGAAGAATAACGGTGgcaacaataacaatagcAATATACCTAATGGAAACTCCAGTATGGGTGACGATATAATGGTACTAAGTAGGATAAATGACATAGAGCGAAGAATGATGATGTTTGAGAACATGTTTCACGCGTTGAGCGGGCGATTGGATCATCATTTCAAGAAGTATGACGTTCTAGTGTCCTcgcaacaacaacaaataagTGAACTGAATGCAGTGATAACAACACTACTGAATGATCAGTATAGACATGCTGAGTTTGTCAGAGATAAGCTATCACACTCTCTACATGGCATATCTTCAACATCTATTTCATTGAATGGTATTTCGAATCAGAACAATGATAATAGATCCAATGGATTTGcaaataataattcaaGTGGTGTGGCCTCGGGTAGCTCCAATGGAGTTAATAGCCAAGGAAAtaccaataataatagCAATAGAAGTAGCTCTACTAGTCATCTCAACAACCCCAACATGTTAGGAAACAACAGTAGTGGCACAGGCAATAATCACAATAATAATTCAGTTGGAGCTAGTAACTCTAACCAGAGTGTCACTCACACAATACTAGACGATATTCTTAATGAGCACGACTTGCAAGACAAGAAATATTCCGGAAATCGTAATCCTGGTGATATGAATTCTAGGAATGATGTCAATGACAAGTCACAACAAAGTCCTAGGGACCCTATGTCTTTGAAAAAGACGAAATTTATTCACCATAGGCAATACAATGATGTTACAGATGGCGACTCGGTGATACCGTATACAAACCCATATGTCGATCAAAGTGGACATCAACAGAATAATCTAACCTctaatattcttttcaatgataGTACATCAGGTCAAAATGCCGGCAACCAAGGTACTCAACAGGCCACTCAGAATAGAGAGGAAGGTATGCCATCATCCCCTGGCCGTAAATCATACTCTTCAAAAAGAGGACctaagaaaaagaaagtgaTGTATCACAAGCCATTTCAATTTATAAAATCTCCTCATTCGGTTATGGAGATTTGGAAGGAGTATACTGAAGGTATTGATGGGCAACCTTCCATTAGGGAAATGGAATCATTATACTCAACAGGTTGGAGACGCGATGCAGCTGTAAACAAAAGATACTCTAGGAGAAAGGTTTTGTGGAAAGCAATCGAAACTGGTCTTTCCAGAGGCTATACATTGGATTACATTATTGACTTGTTGGAAAATTATAGAATTATTGATCCAGAAAAGAATACAAAGCAACCTATTGGTTGGCTTTGTCAAGTTAACAACATTCCAGACCTCTTAAAATAAACTGTTGCATGTTTACCATGCATTTTACAATACAACCACTCCAGTAAGGGAGTAATGACTTTTCCATGTTTCATGGAAATCCATCAATAACAAGAATCGGAACAAAAACACCTTGTAACACTAAAAGAGAAGTTGGAAGTTGGATCAATGCTCTGG
Encoded proteins:
- the RPS19A gene encoding 40S ribosomal protein eS19 (CAGL0E01991g~Ortholog(s) have structural constituent of ribosome activity, role in rRNA export from nucleus, ribosomal small subunit biogenesis and cytosolic small ribosomal subunit, nucleus localization), whose amino-acid sequence is MPGVSVRDVAAQDFINAYASFLQRQGKLEVPGYVDIVKTSAGNEMPPQDSEGWFYKRAASVARHIYLRKEVGVGKLNKLYGNAKSRGARPSHHADASGSINRRVLQALEKIGVVELSPKGGRRISENGQRDLDRIAAQTLEEEE
- the MCH4 gene encoding Mch4p (CAGL0E02035g~Ortholog(s) have cell periphery, fungal-type vacuole membrane localization), with the protein product MIDLATVVLKRNFLSNKKSGNVAEGSSNETVVANGTAIGMEMEPDIVLKNLRQAEEDTNEDLGLASTGFQKEAHVSNAEFFDLNKKPGAEITEQTHESQKSLIEVDTDDSLILDNDREFPDGGLRAWSVVFGSFMGLIPVFGVINSLGAIESYISTHQLMNVSSSTVSWIFSIYLTISFVSCIFAGGYFDRNGSTHLMILGTLFYVGGIFGLADCKDIYQFILSFSVLSGTGTGILMTPLVSAVASWFLRRRATATSIATTGGSVGGIIFPIMLRKLYVEIGFKWAIRVLGFICLSCLVCSIALTREKSKPMVEPFKSKTELIKWYLSSSFKLSYFTEMKFVFTTLGASFAESSLTTAATYLSSYAIARGNSENVAYLMLTAYNASGILGRYVPGYIADKFLGRFNVMIITISMSALLCLVIWLPFGGSTGALWAFACTYGFFTGSILSLTPVCIGQISKTADFGKRYATAYFVEALFNIPMLPIGGAIIGDRSVTHYNHFIIYVALLMAAGAFCYAVSRYLCVGIRIKKF
- the RRI2 gene encoding Rri2p (CAGL0E02057g~Ortholog(s) have role in adaptation of signaling pathway by response to pheromone involved in conjugation with cellular fusion, protein deneddylation and COP9 signalosome localization); its protein translation is MTDESDNYNDFMMSDEDMDSIEMEDEENDVEGDEGQRGGQEWVQNYEQGLSLWNDENYVAARQVFLKTLSMLVSEEELIEMRCKIHRQVLECWCKILMYGEPDNEQSTEIIADFRNFVELVNELHGKANCSLDLSSMFHHVTMDFMPNIYDRTFIPGITDDEESSKWAKMTFKTTILQILQGSWVCHTFPEVGLLLQQELHVLQAWIKTFDKERDLYAISESLRKDINTLNELQLILQCYIARYIEDQHLLCNEGEVFRMCLNQLDQKCNESLAVAQRSDINLILHFSKALFLILFELDQDDLGDGNKVTGSTCVRRFVTIHKFYQNIECCKEEFWECLKNLEELGTNKFRFERFMQIIVGGFVLCAMIMHRGSQTRLAGTSGNADINPFDYEQLRIAPDHIFVDKLRRIYDVFVGLQIQEMHSCLIELECIRAPLSRLFDQVCYLIQKRKLFSEIAPIYSCISIQDLRQKLQIDPSVPPTRDEILVHLMRYCMQDRGINFKLDLVADTVTFYSEQHSEPLHDAVFSETRMGHKSHKSSISKDRAIVEDIKAAHEMPEVEYAHDIGILESQVDSQSHSKSNTKSMSRHVSGHDPDSFGQDTISFFDTLRLARETYQGSNIDNSVYTIAKLTNEALQEISNDVR
- the MSN1 gene encoding Msn1p (CAGL0E02079g~Ortholog(s) have sequence-specific DNA binding activity), translated to MNREGISGPGGAIITHDSVSTGSSSNSKNNGGNNNNSNIPNGNSSMGDDIMVLSRINDIERRMMMFENMFHALSGRLDHHFKKYDVLVSSQQQQISELNAVITTLLNDQYRHAEFVRDKLSHSLHGISSTSISLNGISNQNNDNRSNGFANNNSSGVASGSSNGVNSQGNTNNNSNRSSSTSHLNNPNMLGNNSSGTGNNHNNNSVGASNSNQSVTHTILDDILNEHDLQDKKYSGNRNPGDMNSRNDVNDKSQQSPRDPMSLKKTKFIHHRQYNDVTDGDSVIPYTNPYVDQSGHQQNNLTSNILFNDSTSGQNAGNQGTQQATQNREEGMPSSPGRKSYSSKRGPKKKKVMYHKPFQFIKSPHSVMEIWKEYTEGIDGQPSIREMESLYSTGWRRDAAVNKRYSRRKVLWKAIETGLSRGYTLDYIIDLLENYRIIDPEKNTKQPIGWLCQVNNIPDLLK
- the RPL18A gene encoding 60S ribosomal protein eL18 (CAGL0E02013g~Ortholog(s) have cytosolic large ribosomal subunit localization); translated protein: MGIDHTSKQHKRVSHRTAPKSENVYLKMLVRLYTFLARRTDAPFNKVVLKSLFLSKINRPPVSISRIARALKQEGAASKTVVVVGTVTDDARLFDLPKTTVAALRFTAGARARIVKAGGECITLDQLAVRAPKGQNTLILRGPRNAREAVRHFGMGPHKNKAPRIMSKGRKFESARGRRRSKGFKV